The following proteins come from a genomic window of Microbacterium sulfonylureivorans:
- a CDS encoding LacI family DNA-binding transcriptional regulator, with protein sequence MSRRHGARTRKLGAIIVPSAGRGPARSLRSVASETAGRRSRARVSDVAAAAGVSQTTVSHALSGARAVNAETRERILSVARELGYVPDRVASGLRRRRTGVVGLIGDDLATTPFAGRIIEGARRAGLEHDVLLMVAESGGDANAERDLVERFLAQRVDGLLIARMYHQRVDRPAVPEDFPVVLVDAAPERGWNVDAVVPDEAQIATLACDRLAREGHREIAYVGTVDESRAARGRLIGVRSALGDVGIALGEGRLAFCASDAVGGRQAGAELLDQDVPPTAIICFNDQIAMGVMQAAARRGVLVPSGLSIIGIDDLHPVADALDPALTTIALPHAEMGRWGMDRLLERIDGTPPPVEEGPHLLRGWLVERESVAPPPGR encoded by the coding sequence ATGTCCCGACGACATGGAGCGCGCACGCGAAAGCTGGGCGCGATCATCGTTCCTTCGGCTGGCCGCGGCCCGGCGCGTAGTCTGAGATCCGTGGCATCGGAGACGGCTGGGCGCCGGTCGCGCGCTCGTGTGAGCGACGTGGCGGCGGCTGCTGGTGTGTCACAGACCACCGTGTCGCACGCGCTCAGCGGCGCGCGCGCCGTCAACGCCGAGACCCGCGAGCGCATCCTCTCTGTCGCCCGCGAACTCGGCTACGTCCCCGACCGCGTCGCGAGCGGTCTCCGCCGACGTCGCACCGGCGTCGTGGGGCTCATCGGCGACGATCTCGCCACGACGCCGTTCGCTGGTCGGATCATCGAGGGTGCTCGTCGTGCAGGGCTCGAGCATGACGTGCTGCTGATGGTCGCGGAGAGCGGTGGAGACGCGAATGCCGAGCGAGACCTCGTCGAGCGCTTCCTCGCTCAGCGCGTTGACGGCCTGCTCATCGCACGCATGTACCACCAGCGCGTGGACCGACCGGCGGTCCCCGAGGACTTCCCGGTCGTCCTCGTCGATGCCGCACCCGAGCGCGGATGGAATGTCGACGCCGTGGTGCCCGACGAGGCTCAGATCGCCACGCTCGCATGCGATCGCCTTGCCCGGGAGGGCCACCGCGAGATCGCCTATGTCGGCACCGTCGACGAATCGCGCGCGGCGCGCGGGCGTCTCATCGGAGTCCGCTCCGCGCTCGGCGACGTCGGTATCGCCCTCGGCGAAGGCCGCCTCGCGTTCTGCGCATCGGACGCGGTCGGCGGTCGTCAAGCAGGGGCAGAGCTGCTCGACCAGGATGTTCCGCCGACGGCGATCATCTGCTTCAACGACCAGATCGCGATGGGCGTGATGCAAGCGGCTGCGCGGCGCGGGGTCCTCGTTCCGAGCGGGCTCTCGATCATTGGGATCGATGATCTTCACCCCGTAGCCGACGCCCTCGACCCGGCCTTGACCACCATCGCCCTGCCTCACGCCGAGATGGGGCGCTGGGGGATGGATCGGCTGCTCGAGCGCATCGACGGCACGCCGCCACCCGTGGAGGAGGGGCCGCACCTGCTGCGCGGATGGCTCGTCGAGCGCGAGTCGGTGGCGCCGCCGCCCGGCCGCTAA
- the murQ gene encoding N-acetylmuramic acid 6-phosphate etherase — protein MTVDRLSSTPVPPPTERRSTRSTHIDRMSTLQLLTLINQEDATVPGAVGALLPQLAEVVDIAAAAIDRGGRVHYFGAGTSGRFGVLDAAEVPPTYGVSTDLFTAHLAGGERAMLAAVEDAEDSETAGAAEAAASVSAADIVFGLAASGRTPYIAAALAKAKEIGAYTIAVTSNPDAPIARHADTHLCVNTAEEVVTGSTRMKAGTAQKLVLHSFSTALMVKLGRTFSNLMIDVVPTNEKLRRRVVRLLSEASGASNDDAAAALNETRGDTKTALVMLLAGLDAAAARQELVEGAGDVRAAIAHAETRARRAAAGTHWLGLDIGASGFRIALMDAARTIAHERGASRPAIVGDGVRVDAVVRELAGALRAIEARHEAVDIDGIVVGLAGVAHFPAFTAALARDLRTLTGARSISVASDIVPSFVGAVGFSPGAVLAAGTGAIAVGTDMRDIYRRVDGLGHLLGDRGAGAWIGRHALDAATGSMTSRPGSSEALMDALRIRFGDLDELVRELYGSTDRSAILASFVPSVIDVASAGDATADQILQDAAAELAHTLRAAGAGIAGPTVATGGLVAADSPMRERLARLIELTPAAAPAEVGSALVARALREDTLPAVINAHLETLNEENDL, from the coding sequence ATGACAGTGGATCGGCTCTCTTCGACGCCCGTCCCGCCGCCGACCGAGCGGCGATCCACGCGGTCGACCCACATCGACCGAATGTCGACCCTGCAACTGCTCACACTCATCAATCAGGAGGACGCCACTGTGCCGGGGGCTGTCGGAGCACTTCTGCCGCAGCTCGCCGAGGTCGTCGACATCGCAGCCGCAGCGATCGACCGGGGTGGGCGCGTGCACTACTTCGGTGCGGGCACCTCGGGGCGCTTCGGCGTGCTCGATGCTGCGGAGGTCCCGCCGACGTACGGGGTATCGACCGACCTGTTCACCGCTCACCTCGCAGGTGGGGAGCGCGCGATGCTGGCCGCCGTCGAAGACGCGGAGGACAGCGAAACCGCCGGCGCCGCAGAAGCGGCCGCCAGCGTTTCGGCCGCCGACATCGTCTTCGGCCTCGCAGCCTCAGGTCGCACCCCCTACATCGCCGCGGCGCTCGCGAAGGCCAAGGAGATCGGCGCCTACACGATCGCGGTCACCTCGAACCCTGACGCGCCCATCGCGCGACACGCAGACACCCATCTCTGCGTGAACACAGCGGAGGAGGTCGTGACTGGCTCCACCCGTATGAAGGCGGGCACGGCGCAGAAGCTCGTCCTGCACTCCTTCTCCACTGCTCTCATGGTCAAACTCGGCCGCACGTTCTCGAACCTGATGATCGATGTCGTCCCGACGAACGAGAAGCTGCGCAGACGCGTCGTGCGCCTGCTCAGCGAGGCTTCCGGTGCCAGCAACGACGATGCGGCCGCCGCGTTGAACGAGACCCGAGGCGATACCAAGACCGCCCTGGTCATGCTGCTCGCCGGTCTCGACGCCGCCGCCGCACGCCAAGAACTGGTCGAGGGGGCAGGCGACGTGCGTGCCGCCATCGCGCACGCGGAAACCCGCGCACGCCGAGCCGCAGCCGGTACGCACTGGCTCGGCCTCGACATCGGAGCGAGCGGGTTCCGCATCGCGCTGATGGACGCAGCCCGGACGATCGCGCACGAGCGCGGCGCGTCCCGGCCCGCCATCGTCGGCGACGGGGTTCGCGTGGATGCCGTCGTGCGAGAGCTGGCTGGCGCGCTTCGGGCGATCGAGGCACGGCACGAAGCGGTCGACATCGACGGGATCGTCGTGGGCCTGGCGGGAGTAGCCCACTTCCCGGCTTTCACCGCCGCTCTGGCTCGTGACCTTCGCACGCTGACCGGAGCCCGCTCGATCTCCGTCGCGTCGGACATCGTCCCCTCCTTCGTCGGCGCGGTCGGATTCTCACCCGGCGCGGTGTTGGCGGCCGGGACGGGCGCGATCGCGGTCGGAACCGACATGCGGGACATCTATCGACGAGTCGATGGTCTCGGTCACCTCCTCGGAGACCGCGGTGCGGGAGCCTGGATCGGCCGTCACGCACTCGATGCGGCCACCGGTTCGATGACGAGCCGGCCCGGTTCGTCCGAGGCTCTCATGGATGCGCTGCGCATCCGGTTCGGCGACCTCGACGAGCTCGTGCGGGAACTGTATGGATCGACCGATCGCTCCGCGATCCTCGCATCGTTTGTGCCCTCCGTGATCGATGTCGCATCCGCCGGTGACGCGACCGCCGATCAGATCCTCCAGGACGCCGCCGCCGAACTCGCCCACACGCTGCGCGCCGCCGGCGCGGGCATCGCCGGACCAACGGTTGCCACCGGGGGTCTCGTCGCTGCGGACAGTCCGATGCGAGAGCGTCTCGCACGTCTGATCGAACTCACGCCGGCTGCAGCCCCCGCTGAGGTCGGGTCTGCGCTCGTCGCTCGAGCCCTGCGTGAGGACACGCTGCCCGCTGTGATCAACGCCCACCTGGAAACTCTCAACGAGGAGAACGACCTCTGA
- a CDS encoding MurR/RpiR family transcriptional regulator, producing the protein MTIDTAAPDLVELIAIRLDSLSAAERAIAESILQDPAAASEKSIGQLAIASGSSEATVTRFCRSMGLRGYSHLRLRLAVSAERRRGGDEPEAGMAMLGDIDPGDPIPEIIRKISYADTRAVELTLAQLDIEVLTDVVGKLAAARRILTFGVAASATAAIDAAAKLTLSDCAATVVHDIHGALMTTSLFGDRDVVLAFSHSGRAKEVVDVLTAARLRGAYTVAVTSDPASPAARNADAVLLTAARELRFRSGGVASRMAQLAVVDALFVMLAHGRFDAAVDAADKMHDAVSGHVIGSERVK; encoded by the coding sequence ATGACGATCGACACCGCCGCCCCCGACCTGGTAGAGCTGATCGCGATTCGGTTGGACTCCCTCTCAGCGGCCGAGCGCGCCATCGCCGAGAGCATCCTGCAGGACCCGGCCGCCGCATCCGAGAAGTCGATCGGCCAGCTCGCGATCGCCTCGGGGAGCTCGGAGGCGACTGTCACCCGCTTCTGTCGCAGCATGGGCCTGCGGGGATACTCGCACCTCCGGCTGCGCCTCGCCGTCTCCGCGGAACGCCGCCGCGGCGGCGACGAGCCGGAAGCGGGAATGGCGATGCTAGGAGACATCGATCCCGGCGACCCTATCCCGGAGATCATCCGCAAGATCTCGTACGCCGACACCCGCGCCGTAGAGCTGACGCTCGCCCAGCTGGACATCGAGGTTCTCACCGACGTCGTCGGCAAGCTCGCCGCCGCGCGCCGCATCCTGACCTTCGGTGTCGCGGCGTCGGCCACCGCGGCGATCGACGCCGCCGCGAAGCTCACGCTCTCCGACTGCGCCGCGACGGTCGTCCATGACATCCACGGTGCTCTTATGACGACGTCGCTGTTCGGCGATCGGGATGTCGTGCTCGCCTTCAGCCACTCCGGACGTGCCAAGGAAGTCGTCGACGTTCTCACGGCTGCTCGGCTTCGCGGCGCATACACCGTTGCCGTCACGAGCGACCCGGCGTCTCCCGCTGCGCGCAACGCCGACGCGGTTCTGCTCACCGCGGCGCGGGAACTCCGGTTCAGAAGCGGCGGCGTGGCGTCGCGGATGGCGCAGCTCGCCGTCGTCGACGCGCTGTTCGTCATGCTCGCGCACGGTCGCTTCGACGCCGCCGTGGACGCCGCAGACAAGATGCACGATGCCGTCTCGGGCCACGTCATCGGCTCGGAGCGAGTGAAATGA
- a CDS encoding dipeptide ABC transporter ATP-binding protein, which yields MTTLAHSSQPMTPDRPAPAGPLLSIRDLRIAFGATEVVHGIDLDVRPRQVMGLVGESGSGKTVTSRAVMNLLRPPGRVTGGSIDFDGHDLLALTAKQWESVRGNRIAMIFQDPLSALNPSMRIGDQVAETLEVHGASRDRARARAIELLDRVGIPQAKSRYRSYPHEFSGGQRQRVVIAAALANNPSLLIADEPTTALDVTVQAQILSLLRELRDEFELATLFITHDLGVVAELCDAVTVMRHGAVVERGTASQIFTAPAHDYTRLLLSAVPRIDATPVVRLNPARSEPAALELRGVRVDVTPQKGIFGRHRPTFAVDGVSLEIRGGETLGLVGESGCGKSTLSRTIAGLLPVAAGSILVDGADVTATRVGDPARRSLQYVFQDAAAALNPLRSIRQSLEEARAAAPAQNPAPASAELMELVGLPAEWLERRPGTLSGGQRQRVGIARALAARPRVLLCDEPVSALDVSIQAQIISLLARLRDELGVGILFIAHDLAVVKQLSDRVAVMQRGRIVETGPVAEVYDHPSHPYTRQLLAASPLPEVDAGGAEAQTEGTDR from the coding sequence ATGACCACGCTGGCCCACTCATCGCAGCCCATGACACCAGACCGCCCCGCCCCCGCCGGACCGCTCCTCTCCATCCGCGATCTCCGCATCGCCTTCGGTGCGACCGAGGTCGTCCACGGCATCGACCTGGATGTCCGCCCTCGGCAGGTGATGGGCCTGGTCGGAGAATCCGGGTCGGGAAAGACCGTCACCAGTCGCGCCGTCATGAACCTCCTCCGCCCGCCCGGACGCGTGACGGGCGGATCGATCGACTTCGACGGCCACGACCTGCTCGCGCTGACCGCGAAGCAGTGGGAGTCGGTGCGCGGAAATCGCATCGCGATGATCTTCCAGGACCCGCTGTCCGCTCTGAACCCGTCGATGCGGATCGGCGACCAGGTTGCCGAGACACTCGAAGTCCACGGTGCCAGCCGTGACCGTGCCCGTGCGCGAGCGATCGAGCTGCTCGACCGGGTGGGCATCCCGCAGGCGAAGAGCCGCTACCGCTCGTACCCGCACGAGTTCTCAGGCGGACAGCGCCAGCGCGTGGTGATCGCGGCGGCGCTGGCGAACAATCCGTCCCTGCTCATCGCCGACGAGCCGACCACCGCTCTGGATGTCACAGTCCAGGCGCAGATCCTCTCGCTGCTGCGTGAGCTCAGAGATGAGTTCGAACTCGCCACGCTCTTCATCACCCACGATCTGGGAGTCGTCGCCGAGCTGTGCGACGCCGTCACGGTCATGCGTCATGGGGCGGTCGTCGAACGGGGAACCGCCTCCCAGATCTTCACTGCGCCGGCACATGACTACACGCGGCTTCTGCTGTCCGCCGTGCCGCGCATCGACGCGACCCCCGTCGTCCGGTTGAACCCCGCTCGCAGCGAGCCCGCAGCGCTCGAGCTTCGCGGGGTTCGTGTCGATGTAACCCCGCAGAAGGGCATATTCGGACGGCATCGGCCGACCTTCGCTGTCGACGGAGTCAGCCTGGAGATCCGCGGCGGAGAGACGCTCGGGCTGGTCGGTGAGTCCGGGTGCGGCAAGTCGACGCTGTCCCGGACGATCGCCGGACTCCTTCCCGTCGCCGCCGGGTCCATCCTCGTGGACGGAGCGGACGTCACAGCAACGAGAGTCGGCGACCCTGCACGCAGGTCGCTCCAGTACGTGTTCCAGGACGCTGCCGCGGCGCTCAACCCGCTGCGCAGCATCCGGCAGTCGCTCGAAGAAGCGCGTGCGGCGGCACCGGCCCAGAACCCTGCGCCAGCGTCGGCGGAACTGATGGAACTCGTCGGTCTTCCCGCGGAGTGGCTCGAACGTCGCCCCGGAACCCTCTCGGGCGGTCAGCGTCAGCGCGTCGGGATCGCGCGGGCTCTCGCGGCGCGCCCGCGGGTCCTGCTGTGCGACGAGCCGGTCTCGGCTCTCGACGTGTCCATCCAGGCGCAGATCATCTCGTTGCTCGCTCGGCTGCGAGACGAACTGGGTGTGGGCATCCTCTTCATCGCCCACGACCTCGCCGTGGTGAAGCAGCTGAGCGACCGGGTGGCCGTCATGCAGAGGGGACGCATCGTCGAGACCGGACCCGTCGCCGAGGTGTACGACCACCCCTCCCACCCCTATACGCGGCAGCTCCTCGCTGCCTCCCCCCTCCCCGAGGTGGATGCGGGTGGCGCCGAGGCGCAGACGGAAGGGACGGACCGGTGA
- a CDS encoding ABC transporter permease, giving the protein MTAISEKPSSPPAMSPMPGGRAVFARYSRALRSPRGLVGAILLLLLVSLAVTAPLLFPAGYDVQSRDALALPTSTAPFGTDEVGRNVFIRAIYGTRTDLSLVAIAVPIAAVLGTLLGLLGIINRTAGNLAQRFLDLIMGFPSLILGICVTLVLGPGWLALVLAMTIYALPAFGRLSRATLLSQENRDYVSAARMLGVSRPRIMGRHILPHTLDTMIAQMVVAAVASIYLESSLSIVGLGVQPPEPSLGVLLNNGARYMEEQPFYVVGPALVLFLLVLGFSLLADAVTDKGNKA; this is encoded by the coding sequence ATGACCGCCATCTCCGAGAAGCCGTCCAGTCCGCCGGCGATGTCGCCGATGCCCGGCGGACGTGCTGTCTTCGCCCGCTACTCCCGGGCCTTGCGCTCTCCCCGAGGTCTGGTCGGCGCGATCCTGCTCCTCCTGCTGGTCTCCCTCGCCGTGACCGCCCCGCTGCTCTTTCCCGCCGGCTACGACGTCCAGAGCCGTGACGCCCTGGCGCTGCCGACGTCGACGGCACCGTTCGGCACCGACGAGGTGGGCCGCAACGTCTTCATCCGCGCGATCTACGGCACGCGCACCGACTTGTCGCTGGTGGCGATCGCGGTCCCCATCGCCGCGGTCCTCGGCACCCTGCTCGGCCTGCTCGGCATCATCAACCGCACGGCGGGCAACCTCGCCCAGCGGTTCCTCGACCTCATCATGGGGTTCCCGTCGCTGATCCTCGGAATCTGCGTCACCCTGGTGCTGGGGCCAGGCTGGCTGGCGCTCGTCCTCGCCATGACGATCTACGCCCTGCCCGCGTTCGGGCGCCTCTCCCGCGCAACGCTGCTCTCCCAGGAGAATCGCGACTACGTTTCGGCGGCGCGGATGCTCGGGGTGAGCCGACCGCGCATCATGGGGCGCCACATCCTGCCGCACACGCTCGACACGATGATCGCGCAGATGGTGGTGGCGGCCGTCGCATCGATCTACCTCGAGTCCTCGCTCAGCATCGTCGGCCTCGGGGTGCAACCCCCCGAGCCGTCGCTCGGCGTCCTGCTGAACAACGGCGCCCGGTACATGGAGGAGCAGCCGTTCTACGTCGTCGGGCCCGCTCTGGTCCTCTTCCTCCTCGTGCTCGGATTCAGCCTTCTCGCCGACGCCGTGACCGACAAGGGAAACAAGGCATGA
- a CDS encoding ABC transporter permease — protein sequence MLTYLVRRLPSVVFLLVATSIVAFALPRLTPGDPAIAVAGPDASPEALELIRQEMGLDQPPVAQYFAWVGGVLTGNLGLSFTTNRPVAELIGSRLTSTLELAIVAGILMVVIGIALGVATATTRRPLVRAVLDGANSALLAAPPFLTGLFLILVLGILVPILPISGEVSLLEDPVIGIQYLILPALALALPQAASIGRLVATSMRTTAEEDFVDLAAAKGVSRSRIVSRHILRNSMGPALVTIGLRFGELLAGAIVIEAIFARHGLGSLAVTSVQTRDYLVIQVLILGAVAIAVLMQVLTDIGVASLDPRIRLGASA from the coding sequence ATGCTGACGTATCTGGTCCGGCGGCTTCCGTCCGTCGTGTTCCTCCTGGTCGCCACGTCGATCGTCGCGTTCGCGCTGCCTCGACTGACGCCGGGAGACCCGGCGATCGCCGTCGCCGGACCGGATGCGTCACCCGAGGCGCTCGAACTCATTCGACAGGAGATGGGTCTCGATCAGCCTCCCGTCGCCCAGTACTTCGCGTGGGTGGGAGGTGTCCTCACGGGAAACCTCGGACTGTCGTTCACCACGAACCGACCGGTCGCGGAACTGATCGGCTCCCGGCTGACGAGCACCCTCGAGCTGGCGATCGTCGCCGGCATCCTGATGGTCGTCATCGGCATCGCCTTGGGCGTGGCCACCGCGACGACCCGTCGCCCCCTAGTGCGGGCAGTCCTCGACGGTGCGAACTCCGCGCTGCTCGCGGCGCCGCCATTCCTGACGGGGCTGTTCCTCATCCTGGTGCTGGGCATCCTGGTACCGATCCTCCCGATCTCGGGCGAGGTGAGCCTTCTCGAAGACCCCGTCATCGGCATCCAGTATCTGATCCTTCCTGCCCTCGCCCTCGCCCTCCCGCAGGCGGCGAGCATCGGGCGCCTGGTGGCAACATCGATGCGCACGACCGCTGAGGAGGACTTCGTCGACCTCGCGGCCGCGAAAGGCGTCTCCCGTTCACGCATCGTCAGCCGCCACATCCTCCGCAACAGCATGGGTCCCGCCCTCGTCACCATCGGTCTGCGGTTCGGCGAGCTGCTCGCCGGTGCGATCGTGATCGAAGCGATCTTCGCTCGCCACGGCCTCGGATCGCTCGCCGTGACGAGCGTGCAGACGCGCGACTACCTCGTGATCCAGGTCCTCATCCTCGGAGCGGTCGCCATCGCCGTCCTGATGCAGGTGCTGACCGATATCGGCGTCGCCTCCCTTGATCCGCGCATCCGACTGGGGGCCTCCGCATGA
- a CDS encoding ABC transporter substrate-binding protein yields the protein MTRPSSGAQRAVRWVRGAAIATAVAVVLTGCAVAQANPGGSAAPSAEPVEGGTLQVAAAADAQPQFVMANRAGNWSWRRLVFDSLIQLDSDSQPQAVLATDWSYDDDRTQLTLTLRDGVTFHSGRPFTADDVVYSLDQVKLPANASQLAGVAKNIETVTATSDTEVVIDLAAPSDSLFDLLDLTPIVDSETWASIADGKEVIGTGPFTWDEWVPGASLTLQKNDEYWADGGPHLDEVDISIISDPTALQSAIKGGAADVAIGMAQSDVMRLADDPAYVLENAGGVFYPFGLDVEQAPFDTAEARQALGYAIDRERISDQVFGGDALLTDLWWTPGSPGYPADLEQHFRYDPEKARELLESAGAAGADLTITYANLPVMKSLFEIVQNNLAEVGLNVTGEALDLPDYDKRQVEGSIGQSFLLLHGMVGFSSATLIDAMPSIRTGNPSHFDTPEYNAFKDAVRGADDSTREAALTELSEYMLDQSFSHIIAVAPQYHVHAADLQGLQVVSLGSLVATDAYLSE from the coding sequence ATGACCCGTCCATCGTCCGGAGCACAGCGTGCTGTGCGGTGGGTGCGAGGAGCCGCGATCGCCACCGCCGTCGCGGTCGTGCTCACCGGCTGCGCCGTCGCCCAAGCCAACCCCGGCGGTTCCGCCGCCCCGTCCGCCGAGCCCGTGGAAGGCGGCACACTGCAGGTCGCCGCCGCGGCAGACGCCCAGCCCCAGTTCGTCATGGCCAACCGCGCCGGCAACTGGTCGTGGCGTCGACTGGTCTTCGATTCGCTCATCCAGCTGGACAGCGACTCGCAGCCCCAGGCCGTACTCGCAACCGACTGGTCGTACGACGACGACCGCACCCAGCTGACCCTGACGCTTCGGGACGGTGTCACGTTCCACTCCGGTCGTCCGTTCACCGCCGACGACGTCGTCTACTCCCTCGACCAGGTCAAACTCCCCGCCAACGCCTCGCAGCTGGCGGGTGTCGCCAAGAACATCGAGACCGTCACGGCGACGAGCGACACGGAAGTCGTCATCGACCTCGCCGCGCCGAGCGACAGCCTGTTCGACCTGCTCGACCTGACTCCGATCGTGGACAGCGAGACGTGGGCATCCATCGCCGATGGCAAGGAAGTCATCGGAACCGGTCCATTCACCTGGGACGAGTGGGTTCCGGGCGCATCCCTGACGCTTCAGAAGAACGACGAGTATTGGGCCGACGGTGGCCCGCACCTGGACGAGGTCGACATCTCGATCATCTCCGACCCGACCGCGCTGCAGTCTGCGATCAAGGGCGGCGCGGCCGACGTTGCGATCGGCATGGCGCAAAGCGACGTGATGCGACTCGCCGACGACCCCGCCTACGTGCTCGAGAACGCCGGCGGCGTGTTCTACCCCTTCGGCCTCGACGTCGAGCAGGCACCGTTCGACACGGCCGAGGCCCGCCAGGCTCTCGGTTATGCGATCGACCGAGAGCGCATCAGCGACCAGGTCTTCGGCGGGGATGCCCTCCTCACCGACCTGTGGTGGACTCCCGGAAGCCCCGGCTACCCGGCCGACCTGGAACAGCACTTCCGCTACGACCCCGAGAAGGCGCGAGAACTGCTCGAGTCCGCAGGCGCGGCCGGCGCCGACCTCACGATCACCTACGCCAACCTGCCGGTCATGAAGAGCCTGTTCGAGATCGTGCAGAACAACCTGGCAGAGGTCGGGTTGAACGTCACGGGCGAGGCGCTCGATCTCCCCGACTACGACAAGCGTCAGGTCGAAGGGAGCATCGGCCAGTCGTTCCTGCTCCTGCACGGCATGGTGGGCTTCTCGTCGGCGACCCTCATCGACGCGATGCCGTCGATCCGCACGGGGAATCCGTCGCACTTCGACACCCCGGAGTACAACGCGTTCAAGGATGCCGTTCGCGGCGCCGACGACTCCACCCGCGAGGCGGCACTGACCGAACTGAGCGAGTACATGCTCGACCAGTCCTTCAGCCACATCATCGCCGTCGCCCCGCAGTACCACGTCCACGCCGCCGACCTGCAGGGCCTGCAGGTCGTCTCGCTCGGAAGCCTCGTCGCAACCGACGCGTACCTCTCGGAGTAA
- a CDS encoding glucosamine-6-phosphate deaminase, with amino-acid sequence MADVNIFADPGDAAAVVADLVLRAAHAKPDLVLGVATGATPLLAYRLIGQLADRDSVALDRVRGFALDEYLGLEPGHPSSYRATVDSEIAPALGVAAEHILVPEPHPSDPTDAGRAFEASIRAAGGIDVQILGIGSTGHIGFNEPGSSLSSRTRIKTLSARTRDDNARYFASPDDVPHHAITQGIGTILEARHLILMAFGEQKANAIAEAIEGGVTARVPASAVQLHPHVTVIVDDAAASRLQHRDYYLHAQQAQHRRAPHGSVA; translated from the coding sequence ATGGCAGACGTGAACATCTTCGCAGACCCGGGAGACGCTGCTGCGGTCGTCGCCGATCTGGTGTTGAGGGCCGCGCACGCGAAGCCCGACCTCGTTCTCGGGGTCGCAACCGGGGCAACCCCGCTCCTGGCTTATCGCCTCATCGGACAGCTGGCGGACCGCGACAGTGTCGCGCTCGACCGCGTCCGGGGATTCGCACTGGACGAGTACCTCGGGCTCGAGCCCGGGCATCCCTCGAGCTATCGCGCGACCGTGGACAGCGAGATCGCACCCGCGCTGGGAGTCGCAGCCGAGCACATCCTCGTGCCCGAACCTCATCCGTCCGACCCCACCGACGCAGGGCGCGCGTTCGAGGCATCCATCCGGGCGGCGGGCGGCATCGATGTCCAGATCCTCGGCATCGGCTCGACCGGACACATCGGCTTCAACGAGCCAGGGTCATCCCTCAGCTCCCGCACGCGCATCAAGACGCTGAGCGCGCGAACGCGGGATGACAACGCCCGTTACTTCGCTTCTCCCGACGACGTGCCCCACCACGCGATCACGCAAGGGATCGGGACCATCCTCGAAGCACGTCACCTCATACTGATGGCGTTCGGGGAGCAGAAGGCGAACGCGATCGCCGAAGCGATCGAGGGCGGGGTCACCGCCCGCGTCCCCGCGTCTGCCGTACAGCTGCACCCGCACGTGACCGTGATCGTGGACGACGCCGCTGCCTCACGGCTTCAGCATCGCGACTACTACCTCCACGCTCAGCAGGCGCAGCACCGACGCGCCCCGCACGGCTCCGTCGCATGA
- a CDS encoding YidH family protein — translation MTGSTQPPRRFPRFVFDHGSEPDPRFSLANERTYLAWIRTALALTAGGVALELLGGDLNPILRAIAATILIAAGTSIPLLAWHDWAANERALRRERPLRPGTMSVAIAVAIVAAGALTLAASVWP, via the coding sequence ATGACAGGAAGCACGCAGCCGCCGCGGAGGTTCCCCCGTTTCGTCTTCGATCACGGCTCGGAACCCGACCCTCGCTTCAGCCTCGCAAACGAACGCACCTATCTCGCATGGATACGAACGGCGCTGGCGCTCACCGCCGGCGGAGTCGCCCTCGAACTCCTCGGCGGCGACCTGAACCCCATCCTCCGAGCCATCGCTGCGACCATACTCATCGCGGCCGGCACAAGCATCCCCCTCCTCGCGTGGCATGACTGGGCCGCCAACGAACGAGCACTCCGTCGCGAGCGACCGCTGCGACCCGGAACCATGAGCGTCGCGATCGCGGTCGCGATCGTCGCGGCCGGTGCCCTCACGCTCGCAGCGAGTGTCTGGCCATGA
- a CDS encoding DUF202 domain-containing protein, with protein MTPRPAADRGRQAERTLLSWRRTALVVLGCSLITARAAEPTSLLAATSVSIGIVTSFYMFRASARRHATNLAAISGASPRFAAHIGQTTLNTAIAASSFGALGAAVLALI; from the coding sequence ATGACGCCACGACCCGCCGCCGACCGCGGACGACAAGCCGAGCGCACGCTGCTCTCCTGGCGTCGGACCGCGCTCGTTGTACTCGGGTGCTCGCTCATCACCGCCCGAGCGGCTGAACCCACATCCTTGCTCGCAGCCACCTCGGTGAGCATCGGCATCGTCACGTCCTTCTACATGTTCCGTGCATCCGCGCGCAGACATGCCACGAACCTCGCGGCCATCAGCGGGGCTTCTCCCCGCTTCGCCGCACACATCGGCCAGACGACGCTCAATACCGCTATCGCGGCTTCGAGCTTCGGCGCACTCGGCGCCGCAGTGCTCGCCTTGATATAG